CATGCTCTCTTAAAATACTGCTTTTTTGAGCTCCTCCTCGCCTTGATGGCCAATGATTTACCAAAACGTGTATTTTTTCATCAATCAAATAGCCAGTAATCCAAAGAATATCTCGAGTGTGAATTTTAACATTGTTGTGATATAAGTTTGCTGGAATGGCTTCGCTATGTGTGGGTTTAAAAACTTCTTTGTTATATAACAATGCAGTGTCTATACCACGAAGATCTGGTGAGTCAAAATGAATAATTCCGTAGTGATAATTACTCAAAGGAGGAGTTGCAATTAAATCTTCTAAAACTTTTCGGTTTTCTACTTCTGCTACTCCAATAATAGATGGTGGTAATTTGTTTTGCTCTTTTCCTATTTCGCAAAGTACTTGAGAAAGTTTTGATAGTTTGTCTTGGTAAATTTCTTTTCGATTAGATTTTATTTCCATCATTGGACTTAGTTCATCCAATTTGTTTGGGTCGTTAATAGTATCAAAGAGATTTTCAAGATTGTAAAACGCAACGGTTTGAACGATATATGATTTCTGTGCATAAAAACTACTGTAACAGAGGGTTAAAACAATGAGTGTTATTTGATTGATTTTCGATAGCATGTTTTTTTGAAATTAAAAATAACTTAATTTAGAAAGAAAAGGAAAAGAAAAATGTTGCTAAATCACAAGGTACTTTGTTGCTGTTTGTTCAGCATTTCTGTGTTCTGTCAAGAGCAATCTTTGTTTAAGGGAGTGGTTAAAGATTTTAAAACCAACAAACCCTTGTCTGTTTTTGAGGTTGAAATAGCTAATACCAATAAGCAGTATTTGTTTACAGATCCTTTAGGAAGGTACGATTTATTGCTGCCAACTAATGTAAATGAATTGGTATTTAAATCTAAAGGATATCAAAACTTACGGACAACCGTTAAGAAAATAAAGTCAGCTATTATTTATTTAAAACCAATTGAGGATGATCATGAAGAATTTAGTTTACTGAATTTAACAGAGGATCAGTTAGAGGATGAAAGTGGGGAAGTGACGAATATTACTGGAATTTTTTCTGCTTCGGATGATGTGTATCTAAATACAGTTGGGTTTGAGTTTCAAGGAGTCTTTTATAGTGCTAGAGGTTTAGGGTTAAATCAAAGAGCTTTTTTGTTAAATGGTGTTCATCAAAATAGATTGTATGATGATAGACCCGCATGGAACAATTGGGGAGGAGTAGAGGGAATATATAGAACCCAAGTGGTAACAGAGCCTTTAGGAGCTTCAGAAAAAACTTTTGGTGGTGCTTTGGGAGTTACTTCTTTAACCACTAGAGCTTCGGAGTACAGAAAGGGATCAAGAGTTGTCTATGCTCGTTCCGATAGAACTTATCAAAACAAAGTTGCTTTAAGTCATGTAGGAAGCATGCCAAATCAGTGGTATTATGTTGTTTCTGCTAGTAGGCGTTGGGGGAATCAAGGGTACAGAACAGGAACGTTTTATGAAGCAAATTCTTTAATGCTTAGTGTGGAGAAATACATAAATACTAAAAATAGTTTCACCGCAAGTTTTTTATATACACCAAACAGGAGAGGGATGGCGGGAGCTTATACTCACGAAGTATATTCTTTAAAAGGAAATAGTTACAATGGGAATTGGGGATTTCAGCATGGGAATAAAAGAAATGCTAGGATAAGGACTATTGAGGAACCTATATTATTGTTTACTCATACTTTTAAAAATAAAGATAAAACGCGTTGGGAAAATTCACTCATGTTACAAAAAGGAAGTATTGGCTACTCTAGATTAGATTACAATGGAGGTACAAACCCCGATGCGGCTTATTATCAAAAAATGCCGAGTTATTGGTTGTCAAGAAATACAGTTGATTATGAAAATGTTTATAGATATCAACAAGCTTTTTTTAATGATGGTCAGTTAGATTGGAATTCTTTATATCAAGCAAATGCAGAGATGAAAGCAATCAATCAAAATGCAGCTTATGTGTTATATGATGATAAAAGAGCGGAGAGTAGAATTCAGCTAAATTCAAATATTACTCAAAAAATAAAGCAAAACGGACAATTTAATGCAAGTGTAGAATATAGAACTACTAGATCAGAAAATTATGCAGAAGTTTTAGACTTACTAGGCGGAATAGGATATTTAGATGTAGCAAGTTTTACTTTAGCTCAAAGTGATTTAAATCATCCTAATAGAGTGGTAAAAGAGGGTGATAGATTTAAATACAATTACAACATCAATAGTTCAAGTATATTAGGATTTGCCCAAGTAGGTTGGAAAGAAAAAAAGTTTGAGTGGTCTGGTGCTTTGGGTGCTTTTTATGTTCACCATCAAAGAGAGGGTTTGTATGATTATGAAAACAATGCTGAGGCACAAGGGAAAAATAAAAAAGTAAGTTTGTGGGCTTATCAAGCCAAAGGCGAGCTGTTGTATAAGCTTTCGGGTAGACAGTTGTTCAATTTTAAAACGGCTTATATTCAAAAAACGCCAAGTGTAAAACAAATATTTCCTAATGCTCGTGTAAGTAATGCTGTTCTAAGAAACTTAGCAACAGAAAATCTATTTAGCAATGCGCTTAGTTATATTCATAGAGGATTAAACTACAATTTAAAATTAACAGGTTATTACAACTTACAAACAAATGTAACCGAAACTGGTTTCTATTTTGCCGAAGGTTTTGGAACTGCAGCAGATGATAATCCCAATGCGGGAGATTTACAAAATGAAAACGGATTGTTTGTTCAAGAAGTTTTAAACAATATCAATAAAAAATATATGGGTTTGGAGTTGGGAACTTCATATAATATTAGTTCAAGTCTAAAATTAACAGGAGTAGTAGGTTTAGGAGATTATATGTATTCTAATAACCCAAATTTATTGTTGTATACCGAAGATGTTTCAAGTGCACAAAATTTAGGTTTTGTATATGGAGTAAAAAATTTAGGAACTACTCATATTAAGAACAAAAAGTTATCGGTGGGTCCTCAACAAGCATTTTCTATCATGTTGGCTTATAACGATCCTGATTATTGGAGAATTAGGTTGAGTGTTAACCATTTTAGAAATAGTTATGCAGATATTGCTCCCATTCGTTATACCAGTAATTTTACCAACGAAGTTAATGGAACTCCCATTGCTAATATGAATCAACAGTTGGTGACTTTGTTTAGGGAGCAAGAACAGTTAAAAAACTTTACGTTTATAAATTTATCTGGAGGGAAATCCTGGAGATTAAATACTGGCTATTTAAGTCTGTATTGGAATGTTCAAAACTTGTTAAATATTCAATATAATACTGGAGGTTTTGCAAGTAGTAGGGCGGCAAATTATAGTGAACAACTAAAGGAGTATAATAGGGAATTACCCTTGTTTGGAAATAGATATTTTGTAGGAAATGGGAGGACTTTTTTCACGGGTTTATACTATTCATTTTAAAAGAAACGTCATGAAAAAATATAGTTTATTTATATTATTACTGCTTTTAATTTCTTGTGTAGAAGATGTAAATCACAAAATGATTGATACTGATATTGTCAATCCAGACATCAGTCAAAAAACAGAAATTACCTTTAAACAACTTTATGATTTACACGGTAATGAAATTGGAAAAGATACTGTGGTGGTAGGCTATGTGGTTTCTTCGGATATTCAAGGGAATTTTTATAAAGAAGTTTTTATTCAAAACACTACAGGGCTTTCTGATATTGCTCCTGAGAACCCTAGAATGGGAATGAGAATTCGTGTGGGGATTGCCTCAGCTAGTACAAAATATGCTCTAGGAAGAAAAGTAATCATTAACCTAGAGGGTTTAAAAAGAACCACGAGCAATAAGTTATTAACTTTAGGAAAGCCAAATGGTACTTATATTAAAGATATTTTAGAGTTTGACCTAGATACCCATATTTTAAAAACAACCGAGGTGGCCGAGGTCGTTCCAAAACCAATTGAGTTGTCTAATTTAACAAGTAGTGATTTAAATACTTTAGTAAAAATTAAAGATGTCCATTTTAAAGAAAACCAAATAGGTTTACCTCTTTCGGGCTTACCAACGGATGATTTTAATGGGTTAAGAACTTTAGTGTTTTGTAATACCTTTAGGAAGGATTCTATTTTGTTAGAAACTAGTAATTTTGCAGATTTTTCGGAAGAACAAATTCCAAATGCTCAAGTAGATATTACAGCTATTTACCATATTAGTTTTGATAAAGAACCTATTTTGGTGTTGAACCAAATAGAAGATTTAATTCCATCTGGACCTTATGTTAATTGCTCTGAAATTATAACTCCAGATCTTTTGATAACCGAAGTAGCTGACCCTAAAGTTGGAACCGGTGAGGTTGCTAGGTATGTTGAAATTTTTAATCCAACTCCAAACACTGTTTCTTTGGAGGGATGGAATTTGGTTAGATACAATAAAACTTCTGCCAATAACTATTCTTATATCATTTCTTTAGATGACTTGTCTATAGCTCCGAATTCAACTTTATTGATTGCAAATGATGCTCTGGACGATCAAACTAATAAAACTTGGTTCGAAACTTATTTTGGATTTGCTCCAATGATTTCCCATAGTAATATTGATGGAAACGGAGATGATGCATATGAGTTGATTGACCCTTTAAACAAAGTGAAAGATGTGTATGGGGTTCCAAATGTTGATGGTACAGGTTCTGCTTGGGAGTATGAAGATGGAGTGGCTGTTAGGAAAATAGATATTTCAATTCCGAATACTGTTTTTGATGAAAGTGAATGGCAAATTAAAAAGAATGTGCCACAATTAAATATTGACGGAGGAAATATGGATTTTACACCAGGTGTTAGATAGGTTTTATATCTTTGAAAAAAAGATAAATTATGGCGTTGACCCCTTCTAATACTATGCGAGTTGGAACCATTGCTCCAGATTTTGTATTGCCTGATACGGTTTCAGGAGTTCATATTCCTTTAGAAGCTATCCAAGGAGAAATAGGAACATTGGTCTTGTTTATTTGCAATCACTGCCCTTTTGTGATTCATGTCAATAAATTATTGGTGAAATTGGCAAATCAATATCAGCCTCAAGGAATTAATTTTATTGCCATTAGCAGTAATGATGTAGAAAGATATCCTCAAGATAGTCCGGAGTTGATGAAATCACATGCGATAGAAAATAAATATCCTTTTCCTTATTTATATGATGAAAGTCAAAACGTAGCAAAAGAATACAATGCTGCTTGTACTCCAGATATTTACTTATTTGATAAGGATTTAAAATTATATTATCATGGTCAGTTAGATGATTCTAGACCAGGAAATGCTGTTAAAGTTACAGGTGATGATATAAAAATTGCCTTCGAAGATTTGATAAACAATAAACGTTATACCCACAAAGGCAAACCAAGTGTAGGTTGTGGAATCAAATGGAAGGGGTAAAATATATTTTTCTTTTCAAGAATTACTACTGTCACTTCGAGTGAATCACATAATAAAATGAAGTGCTTTGTATCGAGAAGTATTTTCTTGAAAGATTTTCTTCTTATTCCTTCAGAGGATATTACTATAATATTTGTCCACTGTCACTTCGAGTGAATCACGTAATAAGATGAAGAGGTTTGTATCGAGGAGTGCTTTTTAGAAAGATTTCCTTCCTATTCCTTCTCATGATATTACTATAATATTAGCCACTGTCACTTCGAGTAAATCATGGAATAAGATGAAGTGCTTTGTATCGAGAAGTGTTTTTAGAAAGATTTTCTTCTTATTCCTTCACAGGATATTACTATAATATTTGTCCACTGTCACTTCGAGTGAATCACATAATAAGATGAAGTGATTTGTATCGAGAAGTGTTTTTTAGAAAGATTTTCTTCCTATTCCTTCTCAGGATATTACTATAATATTTGTCCACTGTCACTTCGAGTGAATCACATAATGAGATGAAGAGGTTTGTATCGAGGAGTGCTTTTTAGAAAGATTTTCTTCTTATTACTTCTCAATACATTACTATAATATTTGTCACTGTCACTTCGAGTGAATCACATAATGAGATGAAGAGGTTTGTATCGAGGAGTGCTTTTTAGAAAGATTTTCTTCTTATTCCTTGACAGGATACTACTATAATATTTTGCCACTGTCACTTCGAGTAAATCACGGAATAAGATGAAGAGGTTTGTATAGATAAGTGCTTTTTAGAAAGATTTTCTTCTTATTCCTTCACAGGATATTACTATAATATTTGTCCACTGTCACTTCGAGTGAATCACATAATGAGATGAAGAGGTTTGTATAGATAAGTGCTTTTTAGAAAGATTTTCTTCTTATTACTTCTCAATACATTACTATAATATTTGTCACTGTCACTTCGAGTGAATCACATAATGAGATGAAGAGGTTTGTATCGAGGAGTGCTTTTTAGAAAGATTTTCTTCTTATTCCTTCACAGGATACTACTATAATATTTTGCCACTGTCACTTCGAGTGAATCACATAATGAGATGAAGAGGTTTGTATCGAGGAGTGCTTTTTAGAAAGATTTTCTTCTTATTCCTTCACAGGATATTACTATAATATTAGCCACTGTCACTTCGAGTAAATCACGTAATAAAATGAAGTGATTTGTATCGAGAAGTACATAGAAGTTTCTTTCTTTTATGGTATAAAACAACAAAGCCTCCCTAAATAGAGAGGCTTTGTATTTTGATAAGCAAGTAACTACTATGCTAAAACTTCTAATTGATTAAAGTTTTTAGTAATCTCT
Above is a genomic segment from Wenyingzhuangia fucanilytica containing:
- a CDS encoding DUF5689 domain-containing protein is translated as MKKYSLFILLLLLISCVEDVNHKMIDTDIVNPDISQKTEITFKQLYDLHGNEIGKDTVVVGYVVSSDIQGNFYKEVFIQNTTGLSDIAPENPRMGMRIRVGIASASTKYALGRKVIINLEGLKRTTSNKLLTLGKPNGTYIKDILEFDLDTHILKTTEVAEVVPKPIELSNLTSSDLNTLVKIKDVHFKENQIGLPLSGLPTDDFNGLRTLVFCNTFRKDSILLETSNFADFSEEQIPNAQVDITAIYHISFDKEPILVLNQIEDLIPSGPYVNCSEIITPDLLITEVADPKVGTGEVARYVEIFNPTPNTVSLEGWNLVRYNKTSANNYSYIISLDDLSIAPNSTLLIANDALDDQTNKTWFETYFGFAPMISHSNIDGNGDDAYELIDPLNKVKDVYGVPNVDGTGSAWEYEDGVAVRKIDISIPNTVFDESEWQIKKNVPQLNIDGGNMDFTPGVR
- a CDS encoding endonuclease gives rise to the protein MLSKINQITLIVLTLCYSSFYAQKSYIVQTVAFYNLENLFDTINDPNKLDELSPMMEIKSNRKEIYQDKLSKLSQVLCEIGKEQNKLPPSIIGVAEVENRKVLEDLIATPPLSNYHYGIIHFDSPDLRGIDTALLYNKEVFKPTHSEAIPANLYHNNVKIHTRDILWITGYLIDEKIHVLVNHWPSRRGGAQKSSILREHVAKRNLAIIDLIHEEEPNAKIIGMGDFNDNPTDKSFKKILNTKNSKTKLKPGDLYNPFEKMFKNGFNTLTYQGELFLFDQIFFSDNYITLNKNYHQFKFYKAGIFNPNYMTLQKGTYKGSPKRSFSGSSYLGGYSDHYPVYSYLIKENN
- a CDS encoding thioredoxin family protein; translated protein: MALTPSNTMRVGTIAPDFVLPDTVSGVHIPLEAIQGEIGTLVLFICNHCPFVIHVNKLLVKLANQYQPQGINFIAISSNDVERYPQDSPELMKSHAIENKYPFPYLYDESQNVAKEYNAACTPDIYLFDKDLKLYYHGQLDDSRPGNAVKVTGDDIKIAFEDLINNKRYTHKGKPSVGCGIKWKG